Proteins from a single region of Thermococcus sp. CX2:
- a CDS encoding KH domain-containing protein, producing MKDRLEKMLNVRVLEIEELDDKIIVYVPEDQVRIAVGSGGAAVKAAELVIGKRIEVKGR from the coding sequence ATGAAGGACAGACTCGAGAAAATGCTCAACGTTAGGGTCTTGGAGATAGAGGAGCTCGACGACAAGATAATCGTCTACGTCCCGGAGGACCAGGTAAGGATAGCCGTTGGCAGCGGCGGGGCAGCTGTGAAGGCCGCCGAGCTCGTCATCGGCAAGAGGATTGAGGTGAAAGGTAGATGA